In Oryza brachyantha chromosome 2, ObraRS2, whole genome shotgun sequence, a single window of DNA contains:
- the LOC102717772 gene encoding 17.8 kDa heat shock protein-like translates to MSLALSRMLIDRFFPDATGVGEARPPTDWRETPGAHVFEMDLPGLAKEQVAVEVVDGHILRVRAGGEHEDGSGVGETGKAGGEEEEDGDAVRWHCRERATGAAGRRRAVVTQFRLPEDAAADKASARMADGVLTVTVPKRKGVGKKLRHGKAAGDDGKPVCCRFWP, encoded by the coding sequence ATGTCTTTGGCGCTCTCGCGGATGCTGATCGACAGGTTCTTCCCCGACGCCACCGGCGTCGGTGAAGCACGGCCACCGACGGACTGGAGGGAGACGCCGGGGGCGCACGTGTTCGAGATGGACCTCCCTGGGCTGGCCAAGGAGCAGGTGGCCGTCGAGGTGGTGGACGGCCACATCCTgcgcgtccgcgccggcggcgaacacgAGGACGGCAGTGGCGTGGGCGAGACGGGgaaggccggcggcgaggaggaggaggacggcgacgccgtGAGGTGGCACTGCAGGGAGAGGGCCACCGGCGCCGCGGGGAGGCGACGAGCGGTCGTGACGCAGTTCCGGCTGCCGGAGGACGCGGCCGCGGACAAGGCGAGCGCGCGGATGGCGGACGGGGTGCTCACGGTGACCGTGCCCAAGCGGAAGGGAGTCGGCAAGAAGCTGCGCCACGGcaaggcggccggcgacgatggcAAGCCAGTGTGCTGCCGGTTCTGGCCGTGA
- the LOC121053585 gene encoding uncharacterized protein LOC121053585, translating into MGVSIAQAVAALMGTCARRLSRAARRLHLRPRAGTIAASFSSRAIVPFLGGGGGGGKKAISSSSKSKRRKGRGELSFRAEDGVWRKEILMGERCQPLDFSGVIYYDAEGRRLAQPPPPRSPLRSPLPSSAKLAANAGGGGY; encoded by the coding sequence ATGGGCGTGAGCATCGcgcaggcggtggcggcgctgatGGGGACGTGCGCGAGGCGGCTCTcgcgggcggcgaggcggctgcACCTGCGGCCGCGGGCGGGGACGATTGCGGCGTCCTTCTCGTCGCGCGCCATCGTGCCgttcctcggcggcggcggaggcggcggcaagaAGGcgatctcgtcgtcgtcgaagtcgaagaggaggaaggggagaggggagcTGAGCTTCCGCGCGGAGGACGGGGTGTGGAGGAAGGAGATACTGATGGGGGAGCGGTGCCAGCCGCTGGACTTCTCCGGGGTGATCTACTACGACGCCGAGGGACGGCGCCtcgcgcagccgccgccgccgcgctcgccgctgcgCAGCCCGCTGCCGTCGTCCGCCAAGCTCGCAGccaacgccggcggcggtggctacTAG